In Toxoplasma gondii ME49 chromosome VIII, whole genome shotgun sequence, a single genomic region encodes these proteins:
- a CDS encoding hypothetical protein (encoded by transcript TGME49_268270~Signal peptide predicted by SignalP 2.0 HMM (probability 0.979) with cleavage site probability 0.406 at residue 34), with the protein MTRPLLRPLCCGVGRQRFLSVCIFLAAFSPALLACSNRVWPDGASPPASYFLIVEPEGITKPRTQEVSLLGGQSFALVDKTANGLEFNPASWDTTALPFDDSHCQTDQTISMGSLFPEATAQLWSQVAPQPAEAEAGVKKIYKFVTPPMEQLPRKAVNFCLVAYNKQARGSRTGTTTESETAGPALTLVFHAAGPQATFGIALATVFLPLFSVF; encoded by the coding sequence ATGACACGTCCGCTGCTCCGTCCGCTTTGCTGCGGCGTTGGCCGACAAAGGTTTTTGTCTGTGTGCATCTTTCTGgctgccttttctcctgcCTTGCTTGCCTGCTCAAACCGCGTATGGCCAGACGGGGCTTCTCCGCCGGCAAGCTACTTCCTGATAGTTGAGCCCGAGGGAATCACCAAACCCCGCACGCAAGAAGTTTCCCTGCTCGGTGGACAGAGTTTCGCTCTGGTCGATAAGACAGCAAACGGGCTCGAATTCAACCCGGCCTCCTGGGACACGACAGCGCTCCCGTTCGATGACTCCCACTGTCAGACAGACCAAACTATTTCCATGGGTTCGCTCTTCCCGGAGGCGACTGCCCAACTCTGGAGCCAGGTAGCTCCCCAGCCCGCTGAGGCGGAGGCAGGGGTGAAGAAAATCTACAAATTCGTCACTCCGCCAATGGAGCAACTCCCGCGAAAGGCCGTCAACTTCTGTCTCGTGGCCTACAACAAACAAGCTCGCGGATCGAGAACTGGCACCACAACCGAATCTGAAACAGCCGGGCCAGCTCTCACACTCGTGTTTCATGCAGCTGGACCACAAGCCACGTTCGGCATCGCACTCGCCACTGTTTTCTTacctctcttttccgtcttTTAA
- a CDS encoding hypothetical protein (encoded by transcript TGME49_268260) — MRLPAEDSLARPRGLRLSLPVSRRCRGRVSAASRGRLSPLASAVSIPFPPLTRFSRFSSSLPSFCVHRRLFSLSSSSLSFCSSPSPTRQEVSSPPSASRSSSPLSSHLSSHLSSSFLSSLGSRRALQTRPLSVCRSPSLNSFSCLCHFVSSLTRPSLSSPAQRAPPSALCSDPCLHVASSSLSSPRRFSSLRLSQKDARGSGYLPAQRFLSLLKASPEEYRSLLREATQAKIVDPAFLRVASQRFFALSDRFYPPEILDILSDFASFPYSDEALLAAVAGRLEDQLVEPSPKRLAALLSLSARLGLCHPSIRDPLTKHIEEKMYAFDAALLDSLCRTVGSLLSPRLPLLDGLATQAQLLASDLRAGEQSLETGDEVAQRRYIALLFRCLEGLSRQRYSQSALVDACVACAEQHGQAFPLHDTLRAVAAARRLDLAGIEEPLRRSDMADKVNRATDRGDQLLALLRHLDLLRLRDSQLLQKVSEAVELHSQKAAFLATQLPEALLHLTRLAPADLRLPVALLSQPSLLAMAPRLSAAQLQQLLSASALVLFQHIQRREGGQGGDPLIAREAEALAKTVERFLDLLKPQFLSLNLRDRRALKEAASLFLVEAKGAAKSSAASPQFALAPKTVDFCCFLEEADVAPPLPLAPSGGVDFQSVGLVEACSRLVLCADARFSETRNSARGASEGDTKKGDSEKTSLPQTAGRDMEAAAKQRALLFVSPRDAFADARRSRGETVSKSSKAKEREETTTCKLGGVSTDLPVSITPQAASSLLLTQLALIRRGILRHEIQTCIPPPTTVD, encoded by the exons ATGCGGCTCCCAGCCGAAGACAGCCTCGCGCGGCCGCGCGgcctccgtctgtctctcccagtctctcgccgctgtcgcggtcgcgtctctgctgcttcgcgtggacgtctctctcctctcgcatCTGCGGTCTCCATTCCTTTCCCCCCCCtcacgcgcttctctcgcttttcttcttctctgccttccttctgtgtccaccgacgtctcttctcgctttcttcctcctctctctctttctgctcttctcccagCCCCACACGCCAAgaagtctcttctcccccttctgcctctcgttcatcgtcccctctctcctcacaTCTCTCCTCAcatctctcctcttctttcctctcttctctcggctctcgccgagctctgcagacgcgtcctctctctgtttgtcgctctccgtctctcaactctttctcttgcctgtgtcacttcgtttcctctctcacgCGGCCCTCGCTTTCGTCGCCTGCCCAGCGCGCTcctccctctgctctctgctctgATCCCTGTCTGCatgtcgcctcttcctctctgtcttctcctcgccgcttctcttcgctccgGCTCTCGCAGAAGGACGCACGAGGTTCAGGGTACTTGCCGGCGCAGAGATTTCTTTCGCTCCTAAAGGCATCCCCAGAGGAGTATCGATCGCTTCTCCGAGAAGCT ACACAGGCGAAAATCGTAGATCCGGCGTTTCTGCGCGTCGCGTCCCagcgcttcttcgcgctctcaGATCGATTCTATCCTCCAGAGATTCTCGACATTCTCTCTGACTTCGCGTCCTTCCCCTACTCCGACGAAGCACTCCTCGCAGCCGTCGCCGGCAG GCTCGAAGACCAGCTGGTCGAGCCTTCCCCGAAGCGCCTcgcagctcttctctcgctctccgcgCGCCTCGGCCTCTGTCACCCTTCG ATTCGAGATCCGCTGACGAAGCATATCGAGGAGAAGATGTATGCGTTCGACGCCGCGCTTCTTGACTCTCTATGCCGAACTGTGGGcagtctgctgtctcctcgccttccccttctgGATGGCCTCGCCACACAGGCGCAGCTTCTCGCCTCGGACCTTCGCGCCGGAGAACAGAGCCTTGAGACTGGAGACGAGGTCGCGCAAAGGAGATACATCGCCCTTCTCTTCAG GTGCCTGGAGGGTCTGAGTCGACAGCGTTACAGCCAATCGGCTTTGGTGGACGCCTGCGTCGCTTGCGCCGAACAGCATGGCCAG gcctttcctctccacgaCACTCTGCGCGCAGTCGCCGCCGCACGGCGCCTGGACCTCGCTGGGATCGAAGAACCTCTCAG GAGGTCCGACATGGCAGACAAAGTGAATCGTGCGACGGATCGCGGAGACCAGCTGCTCGCTCTCCTGCGTCACCTCGACCTACTGAG ACTGCGCGACAGTCAGCTGCTCCAGAAGGTTTCAGAAGCCGTGGAACTTCACAGCCAAAAGGCGGCCTTTCTCGCGACGCAGCTGCCAGAGGCCCTTCTCCATTTGACGCGCCTAGCGCCCGCTGACCTCCGGCTTCCT GTCGCTCTCTTGTCTCAGCCGTCCTTGCTGGCGATGgcgccgcgtctctcggcTGCTCAGCTTCAGCAGCTTCTGAGCGCCTCGGCTTTGGTGCTCTTTCAGCATATCCA ACGCCGAGAGGGTGGCCAGGGGGGCGACCCTCTGATCGCCCGCGAGGCAGAAGCTCTGGCGAAGACTGTCGAGCGGTTCCTCGACTTGCTGAAGCCGCAGTTCCTCAGCTTGAATCTCCGCGACAGGCGCGCTCtgaaggaggcggcgagcctctttctcgtcgaAGCGAAGGGAGCAGCCAAG agcagcgccgcctctccacagttcGCGCTCGCTCCAAAGACAGTCGACTTTTGCTGCTTCCTCGAGGAGGCGGACGTCGCCCCCCCCCTGCCGCTGGCTCCTTCGGGAGGTGTGGACTTCCAATCTGTCGGCTTAGTTGAg GCATGCTCGCGCCTGGTCCTCTGTGCCGACGCGCGTTTCTCCGAAACGCGCAACTCGGCGCGGGGGGCCTCCGAGGGAGACaccaagaaaggagacagcgaaaagacCTCTTTGCCACAAACGGCTGGGAGGGATATGGAGGCGGCTGCAAAGCAAAGAGCGCTCCTGTTTGTGTCCCCGAGAGACGCATTTGCAGATGCGAGACGCAGTCGTGGAGAAACAGTGAGCAAGAGCAGCAAagcgaaagagcgagaagagacaaccACTTGCAAGTTAGGTGGAGTGTCGACGGACTTGCCGGTCTCGATCACCCCGCAAGCAgcgtcgtcgctgcttctcacGCAACTGGCACTCATCAGAAGAGGAATTCTGAGACACGAAATTCAGACTTGCATTCCACCGCCCACGACGGTCGACTGA
- a CDS encoding WD domain, G-beta repeat-containing protein (encoded by transcript TGME49_268250), whose translation MLGGGAFSSGGSGAAAGGGDEGGASLSGFVQTRLGIDRAAVDGVSAVVPLLTEGIFENRVWQRLRSARPHPVWGRQLLPPHNLPPWSGAAVCPFLACSFMNRTRTACTRLKWFPHGQKLLAGTQPGELAVWSGTFFGFEDLKRLPQGGGAITALEWSGGGDRLFVGDASGLVVVLSQALNPIENEPLKGLSHPVLSLSASPLTAQLLAGCADTADPLIWDVNRLAVSRVLRAPNLDSASSTCLQWHPVSALVATGCKSSWVYLWDPRDAAPVAMLQPHRGAINKVVFHPNGSLLLTCSRDTLVRSIDLRMFRPLHLFRLPRSPAPASASLLPPAEPLQLALNPVHPNVFVTGDNQGRLSFFSLLQPSAPLLQLQEAHGTVGPWAPGERVPEGAVVSLDWHPMGNLLVSASDGRLMRFWARGVGGGVAGASMQTVKLVDFQSGGITGDFPVSARRVRDREVVDKRKKARLLATGGLLPLGAHVQHDGLDGSDGGGETGLRSRGTVAHTEDRQVAGNAEASGHRGGGEESDEEEDWGGWMESGRGKPRGLPRIRTRWLVGRHGPAGR comes from the exons ATGCTGGGAGGAggcgcgttttcttcgggGGGCTCTGGTGCCGCTGCCGGCGGCGGGGACGAGGGgggcgcgtctctctccggctTCGTCCAGACGCGGCTGGGCATCGACCGCGCGGCCGTCGACGGCGTCTCCGCAGTTGTGCCGCTGCTGACGGAGGGCATCTTCGAGAACCGGGTCTGGCAGAGGCTGCGGAGTGCGAGGCCGCATCCGGTTTGGGGACGACAG ctgctgccgcccCACAACCTCCCGCCATGGTCGGGCGCCGCCGTCTGTCCGTTCCTCGCCTGCTCCTTCATGAATCGGACGCGGACGGCGTGCACGCGCCTCAAATGGTTTCCCCACGGCCAGAAGCTCTTGGCTGGCACTCAGCCTGGCGAACTGGCGGTCTGGTCCGGAACCTTCTTTGGCTTCGAAGACCTCAAGCGACTGCCGCAAGGCGGCGGCGCGATCACGGCGCTCGAGTGGAGTGGCGGCGGAGACCGGCTGTTCGTCGGAGACGCTTCAGGTCTCGTCGTCGTGCTCTCGCAGGCCCTCAACCCAATTGAAAACGAGCCTTTGAAG gGCTTGAGTCACCCAGTGCTTTCGCTGTCGGCTTCGCCTCTGACGGCGCAGCTGCTCGCGGGGTGTGCAGACACTGCAGATCCCCTCATCTGGGACGTCAACCGCCTCGCGGTCTCTCGCGTGCTGCGCGCCCCCAACCTCGACAGCGCCTCTTCGACTTGTCTCCAGTGGCACCCTGTCAGCGCGCTGGTCGCCACAGGCTGCAAGTCCAGCTGGGTGTACTTGTGGGATCCGCGCGACGCCGCCCCGGTCGCGATGCTTCAGCCTCACCGGGGCGCGATCAACAAAGTCGT GTTCCACCCGAACGGCTCTCTGCTGCTGACCTGCAGCCGCGACACGCTAGTTCGTTCAATCGATTTGCGGATGTTTAGGCCTCTCCATTTGTTCCGTCTCCCGCGCTCTCCCGCTcccgcgtctgcgtctctgctgcctccaGCCGAGCCCCTGCAGCTGGCGTTGAATCCGGTGCATCCGAACGTCTTCGTGACCGGCGACAATCAAGGTCGTCtgagtttcttctcgcttctgcagcCTTCGGCCCCGCTACTGCAGCTCCAGGAGGCTCACGGGACAGTTGGCCCCTGGGCGCCAGGAGAGCGGGTCCCCGAGGGCGCCGTGGTTTCTCTGGACTGGCACCCGATGGGCAACCTCCTCGTCTCGGCCTCGGACGGGCGTCTCATGCGCTTCTGGGCTCGCGGGGTCGGCGGCGGCGTCGCCGGCGCCTCCATGCAGACGGTGAAACTCGTCGACTTCCAGAGCGGAGGGATCACTGGCGACTTCCCAGTCTCTGCTCGTAGAGTCCGCGACCGCGAGGTCGTCgacaaacgaaaaaaagcgagactCCTCGCCACGGGGGGCCTCCTGCCGCTGGGGGCGCATGTGCAGCACGACGGCTTGGACGGGAGCGACGGCGGAGGCGAGACTGGCCTTCGCAGCCGAGGGACCGTAGCTCACACCGAAGATCGACAGGTTGCTGGAAATGCAGAAGCGAGTGGACACAgaggaggtggagaagagagtgatgaagaagaagactgggGAGGCTGGATGGAAAGCGGAAGGGGCAAGCCGCGAGGTCTCCCTCGGATTCGGACCCGTTGGCTAGTTGGGCGCCACGGGCCCGCGGGGCGCTGA